The genomic interval ATCAATATTAGTGGAACTAATTTATCCTGCTAAATAAGAGTGGAAGTGCAAGGTCTGTTGATTATACTGAATTAGTTTTACTGCTTGATTAATCATTCATTTGACTTCTCATACATTTTAGGGATCGAGGTTCTAGTGCAGAAAATACACTAAAACTACTTCATTATGgctgcactgttaagaattttccagtaaaataacagtaaagagctgGAAGCAGGGTTGCCATTAttctactgtaaaattaacattattatactgtcgctgaaatttacagctttgtactgttaatgaaaaatacagtatatactgtttttttgattaatttcacagtattttacagttaatttactgtttaaagatacattatatagctgtttttatccctttcttttacattatcttactgatttgtttcaatgcactatttaggttgtattttttacatacattttaataaacattattttttgcctagatgaatagacttagcaggttacagacaaaggaatagtcacactaaatacaattaaaggcacttgttaagaaaaaggctataattatGGCTATAAggcccaaaatgtctgtctatatggCTACAAGcacacactgttaagaatttcccagtaaaataacagtaaagagctgGAAGCAGGGTTGCCATTAttctactgtaaaattaacattattatactgtcgctgaaatttacagctttgtactgttaatgaaaaatacagtatatacaggttttttgattaatttcacagtattttatagttaatttcctgtttaaagatacattatatagctgtttttcccctttcttttacattatcttactgatttgttttaatgcactatttaggttgtattttttacgtacattttaataaacattattttttgcctatatgaatagacttagcaggttacagacaaaggaatagtcacactaaatacaattaaaggcacttgttaagaaaaaggctataattaagGCTATGatgcccaaaatgtctgtctatatggctacaagcacagaatgcaaaccataacaaaatgtgagtgaagaacagagctaattcactgcttttacaatcatgtacaatgtgtgagaaaagaacatctacagcttatcttattgcactttactttttattttcatatgaagtTCAACACAGCGCCAACAAAAACCTGACACAGATAACAAACCAAATTTCAGAAGAAATAGCATTTCTGAAGACATCTGTCAATCTTACTAACTTTACTTTGTGGAACAGCTACAGACAGTTGAGCTATATCATAGTTAAAACAAAACTCTCAAATAATATTTTGCCTTATATCATAATGAGCACCAACACCACCAgacatgtgacatcatgtccAAGTATGAATATTCAGTCTCTAACAAGGCACATGGATAAGTGTGGAAGTCCAAGTATTGGGCGATAATGGGGGAGTGAGTTAGTGAATGACTTATGGCCCACTCAAAGACACCAGTTCTCTCAATCCAGCCTTGGTAGCCCactgactgtgtgagagagagatatatgagTTCCAACACAACTTTCATTGTAACTTCTCACATACAAAATCAGCATGTGTAGCCCTCATTTCCTCTTatcatgtatgtaatgtaaactcaccattttaaatgaagtccCACTCAAGTCCATGAGTCCCATCAGCAGAGTGGATACATGTGGATATACGGTTGTAGTCTTGTCTTGTAGCTCGTGAATTTGCCAGTTTTCTTTGAGAAGACTTTGCCCTGTCCATCCTTAGTGCCTCTCTCAGGGTTTATTCCTACGGTGCACCTGAAAAATGATAGTGTTTCTTCAGGCACTGTGTAAAAATCAAGTTGTGTGAATCACTTAGATTAAtgccacaataaaaatacaggttTTACTGAAAGTATCTAACCTTGAGATTAATTTGAGCGTGCAGGTGTAGAAGGTGGAAAATAATGCAGCAAGCCCCATCAAGAAGGTGGGCTGGATCCCCTCACATATGAAGTGGCCCTCAAGGCTGACCATCCAGCGCCAATAGCTTCCTGCTGTTTCACCTGAAACTTAGAAAGAATTTTCCTCAGTCAACTTCATGGATTTTTAGtcaatgtttgaaatgaattgtGTTGAGTGGTGTGCATTACTGGTTGAGAAACGTTTttttgatcaattatgaatattCTGACCATCTGATCTATAGAACATGTGGTTTTCAGATATCATTCAAAAACACTAGTTAGCTagtaaataaacttgccttcaATTTTGTATCTGCTCTACTGAATTACCACCCAATAACCAACATGCACTGAAGTCTTAATGTTACTTTAAATGTTGAAGGGACTTCCATagactgtaaaatgtatacACCGTCGTTATGCATGAATTCACTGGCAAAGTACATGTGTCAGCACATTAACTTAGATATTAACTTGAATACATAgatattaaaatgagctccttgTGTTGTCCGATTAATGTGCAATCATCTGTGAAATTCTAGCTAGCTGTTGAATCCCTCTATCATGACATGCACATATTCTGTTATGCAAACTAACTGGAAACATCACTGATAAactttgcacagatttattaattaaataaaattactactCACCAAATAATCAGTAAGATGGGGATGGATGAATAAAAGAACGGAtccagcctcacatgtgcagatcaggtgaaATGCTcttcccagaattaaaaaaatactgcatgaaactgttactgatgatactttagacagttgatcagcagtaaagtgctgttttttaagaatacattatagttcagttaaaaaacggcctatgagcgtaatttaacagattttcttttgtattaacagtaaagcactgtttttagcaataacaggttaatactgttgaaattctgctgtaaattaacagcaattgtttacagtgtgtgtattggcaagaatctggcgatatatatgtatcatgatacaggggttataattcaatatattgcaatatactgCGATACTAAatgcaaggcgatatattgcgatttttaatctaattttaggaaaactgtcatagtatgaagaacatgccaccatatgcatacaatctgagtaaaaactgtttactttttttgcaatcagaacagtgggatctgtatTTGCATGAATCACAGtcgctgtaacatccaacatcatactactactactcttttttgcaaatgaaataaagtattgttgagttaatctttgcatgtaaactattgatTGAAAATCGATATagggtttttgagaatcaatacagtatcacaaaacataatatttgtATATTGGTTTAATCTTTGTTATCAACTGCTATAGCCTAAATcctaaataaatacagtttatggagaaggggtgggattaaataagtttatacttcttctcactccttttcgaatatataaatcaaggcatcaagtgtttgacagtttatttttcttatgattttcattgtatgtaaatactgtccacttgttggtatgatcattctttttttaatttttaattttatatttttttgtattctacatgttcaaaatacattttgaaatgaaatgaatgaatttaaGTAATTCACTACACTCAATGTTTCTACTAAATGGCAGAATGAAATATGCTTTATATAGCTATAGATGCAACTGATGAAGCCACAATTCTGCTTATTGATTTGAAACCATCCTAATAACCCtctaaatataaatatcagAACAGGACCTGGCCTGGTGTTGTAGAGTCAAATTGCCTGATTCACACCTAAACCTGTTTGTCTTTAGAGGGTGTGGTTAGTAGGCTATACACACAACATCTGTGCAGGAACAGCTAGATATTTAATGTCCACACTTTCTCTATCTAAGATGCAGACTATATATGATTTCACTATATGACAGGAGGCTGAAGTTTGGGTCTCTGAGTTCTGGGTAGCTTTTCCTCGCACTGCATCTCTGGTCACCCTCATCCTCATAATAGGCTAAAGTGTGGAGATAACACAGGGATGATCGGATCACGGGGATCCTGTAGATTAAGTGGCTTTTCACAGGCAATGATACTTCCGTCTCAAATCAAAGAGAGGAAGATTAGTGGAGGCTCAGAGATCACGGATGGGAACCATGGAAACTCACTTTATAAGATAGATCTTAACATATAGGATGGGATTTCCAATTAGGCCTAATAGTCACTTTATTATAGGAGTATGATGATGTAGTTATTATAGGAGGAGGAACTTTGTTTTGGTAAATATGTATCTGATGCGCACTGTTAAGAAtctctcttccttctctctctctctcctcttctctctctattgtctctctccctctctctttctctctctctctctctctctctctccctctctctttctctctctctctctgattctctctctctgtctctctccccctctctctctccttctctctctcactctccctctctctctccctctctctctcccgctctctctctctctctctcccgctctctctctctctctctctctctctctctctccctctctctctcccgctctctctctgtctctctccccctctctctctccttctccctctctctctccctctctctctcccgctctctctctctgtctctctctctctctgtctctctctctctctctctctctctctcctcttctctctctattgtctctctctctctctctctgtctctctctctctctctctctctctctctctctctgtctctctctctctctctctctctgtctctctctctctctctctctctctctctctctagtgtGTAGGTAGGTTATAGGTTTTATAAGCCACGTGGATCCGCCCCATAAATAAGCCCTATAACGCGCTCGCCTGAGCCTGTGATGGAAACTAATTAGTGACTAAATGTGTCCTTTGGTGGCAGAGAAATGGACCGGTGACTTCTAATATGGTGACCCGTCGGGTGTGTCGGCCACACTGACAAAAGGAGGGCTGGCTGCAGGGAACATGTTGTGATCTAGTAGTCTTTGATTTATCTTAAAGGGAATCTCGTGTGAAGTCCAACATGAGGTAGTATCAGGCTGACCTGCAGCAGCACACTTAACACTCAGGTGTAATAATCATCCTCACACTTcatcacataaacacacacacgtgaccATGCTCAACATTTGTCTCTGTGGTACCTCAATCAAGTTATCAGTTAaattccttttttatttgatCTGCTGTTAACTGTTAATGCATGAGTGTCTAGCATTTGCAGTTGTGATTTGTAATACTGAGCTGTATATATATCAAATTGACTTAATTCTTCATTTGGACCAAAGCTGCTCTCATTTGGTCTTTTTCATCACTTATTCAAAGTGTGGATGTCTCACACATCATAAAAAGCCTCATAGCTGCTCACTTTCTCACTTCATTTCTGTTcccacgagaaaaaaaaaagtttcccaTAGTCTCACTTCAGGGAGGCGTTAAAGAGAATCACACAAAGGTCAGAATACATTTAGcctataattaaattaataaatggaGTATGACAAGATGCTCATCCAAACTCATTAGATACAGTTTCAAAAGCCTATTTAGCCTACCTCTTCTATGAAATCTTCTTAGACAACCGAGATATTGAGCTTAACTTTTCAGGAGTGAGGTAGATTTATAAACTATCAAACTACACCAGCAGGCTGCCTCtgtctgatgatgtcatcatatGTCAAGATTTGCTATATTATAGGTTATAATAAGATACAAATTGTTGCCttataaaagttattttaaagAAATCTCACCACCTGATCACTGTTTGAAATGTATAGTTTCGATTTTTATCCATAGACCATAATAAAGTTAGGAGCGACCATTTTCGGTTAAGTGTCGTCACTCACActtgtcagccaatcagaggcagcaGAGCTCTACTTATAGTCAGCCAACAGGATACAGGAGGCTGTTTGAACTGATGCAGCTTCCACTGAGGACATCTGGACCAAACACTGTCTGCAACATGACAAGGAAACTACAAAACCCAACTCTGGAAGAGGGCAAGAGTAGAAAGAGGGTAagaacttttatttatttatttacaaatgttttataaGTTGAAACTAAGGCTTTATTAATGTTAATACATCATTTAATAATCCTTTATAGGGCAGTTCTAAGCCATCAATGAGAACCATTTTTTGAGTTGCCAGgtttattaatgaattaatcacatttttaacTGCAGGTATAATAAAGgtttttcacaacctggcaacccatgTTGTcaatggtattattattattttttttttaccatttattaaggtatataatatttatttttaggtttATATTGAGGTATAAGCTTACTGGATATACATATACAGAAAAATGTAACTGGTGACATATATAGTGGtcaaacaatccaataaaaataatacCTGCTTTGCCTACAACTTAATTATCCTCACATAAtgctgtttttgtctctttaggTTCTGAAACCAGTTGtggaaaagaagagaagagatcGAATAAATCAAAGTCTGGCTGAACTGAGGAGTTTGCTGTTGAATCACACGTCTGATCCAGTGAGTCATTTCAACAAAATCACATCCGGTCTCTACACGTGTTTAAGGGAATCATAACCTTACAATGATGAAATATTTCTCCCCTATTTCGTTGTTATCAGCGGCTGCAGAATCCTAAAATAGAGAAAGCAGAGATTCTTGACTTGGCTGTGGAATATGTTCAGAAGTGGACAGATGGGAGGGACCTGAGAAAGGGTTCGTCAAACAAAATAGTTCAGTTTAAATGTATgaaatatttcataaaaatccctttttctgctgcaaatcaacattttaatgtcaCACTCCCTCACCCATGGTGTCTTCTCTTTGTTGCAGACTCTACTACCAGTCACATGAAGACTCATGCTCCTGTGGTAAGCCTTCATCACACAGAGTCCGGTGCTCCTACTCTCTTTACCATAGAGAGTGCAGGTTTTCAGCAGTGTGTGGCCCAGCTGAGCAgctacatgcacaaaataacaCCAGCACAGAGAACGAGACTGATCGAGGGGTTGAAACACCACACAGAGAGCCAGCAGCCAAACAATACTCAACCAGACTTCAACCAGAGAGTGACTGACACTGAGATGGCTAAAGGAGCAGATGGAATAACTATGGATGTCATTTGCACATctgagaggaaagaagagactCCTAAGTTTCCATCTCACTCCCCATTTCAGCCTCACTCCTGCTCCACACCGTTCCACGACTATCtgtcccctcctccctctccctggctttctccctctttctccacTTATGccacctctcctcctttccCGTCATTTGCCTCTCACTTCTCCTTCCCCCCCAGCCTGTCACCTCTGTCCTCCAACACCTCCTTCTTTAGTTTCTCGTCCTCTGCTCCTCACTCCGGCCCTCCGGCCCTCCTCTGCCCCCCTCTCATCACCCTGAGATCCCCTCCACACCCTGCACCGAGGGAGGGGTCACCACCAAACTCTTCTTCCTCCATGTGGAGACCTTGGTTTTGATGAAGTGgatcagagacagagacaaactGAGAACAGCAGGGTCACCTAGTGGGAACAAGCTGCAATCGTTGGCTGCGGAGAGGATGAAAAACTCTCCATGCTGGGAATGTATAGTGTACATATTATTCAAATTTcctatattttgtatttcttttctaaataaaactacttgAATCTAATACGTCTGTTGTCAGTTGTACATTTATATGTAATTATACACTCACTGTGGACAAATCACATGTTTTATGTTCCCTCAAAGGGCTTGTGTTCACTGATGTCCATCAGTAGGTTTATAATATTTACACttttgtaaaaaacaacaacaacaaaattatGTTATTTTGGCATCTGGATGATGTCATTTTAACTTGTGATAGAAGAAAAAGAACAGGTAAAACTAATAACACTAATTATAGTTCTGTTCTGTCAGCCAACCACACGACCCTGAGTTGATATAGCTAATTGCAATGCATCCATCAAGTTAGCAACAGGCCATTTTTATTTACCAGTTGTTTAATCTgaataatgtttatattttttagcattattattattattattattattattattattattattattattattattattattattttagctcAGTTCCTGAGTCTACCTCTATGTTGATGCTAGGAGATGTTgatctgtgtatttaaaatccCAAGTGTTAGtttgctgccctctagtggtgacAGTAAGGAACTGTGTAACGTCATGGC from Sebastes fasciatus isolate fSebFas1 chromosome 10, fSebFas1.pri, whole genome shotgun sequence carries:
- the her11 gene encoding hairy-related 11; translation: MQLPLRTSGPNTVCNMTRKLQNPTLEEGKSRKRVLKPVVEKKRRDRINQSLAELRSLLLNHTSDPRLQNPKIEKAEILDLAVEYVQKWTDGRDLRKDSTTSHMKTHAPVVSLHHTESGAPTLFTIESAGFQQCVAQLSSYMHKITPAQRTRLIEGLKHHTESQQPNNTQPDFNQRVTDTEMAKGADGITMDVICTSERKEETPKFPSHSPFQPHSCSTPFHDYLSPPPSPWLSPSFSTYATSPPFPSFASHFSFPPSLSPLSSNTSFFSFSSSAPHSGPPALLCPPLITLRSPPHPAPREGSPPNSSSSMWRPWF